TGAACGCCTTCACCGGCGAGAAAAGGGCGATCGTTTCCAACCTTCCCGGCACGACCCGAGACGCGATCGACACAATGATTCGGTATGCCGATGAGACGATCCGCCTCGTCGATACGGCAGGGATCCGGCGTCGAGGGAAGATTCAAGGAAGCGTCGAGTATTACATGGTTCATCGGGCGGCTCGCGCCTTGGACCGGTCGGACTGCGCGATCGTGGTGGTCGATGCGGAAGAGGGCCTTACCGACGGCGATAAGCGAGTCGCAAAAATGAGCCATGACGAGGGGAAGGCGCTCGTCGTGGTCGCGAACAAATGGGACCTCATCGAGCCCGAATTGGGCCGGCCGGCGGCTCCTTCCGACGCCAAGAAACACTTCGTCAAGACCCTTCGCAACGAGATGCCCGAGATCGACTACGCCCCGGTGCTTTTTACGAGCGCCGAAGAAAGTTGGGGCCTCGAACCGATCCTCGACGCCGCGCTGGCGGCTATCGAGAACTGGAATTTCCGGATTAGCACAGGGAGGCTTAATAGGCTCATGCAGGAGGCGGTTTTCGCCAAACCTCTCACTCGGAAGGGGCGGCCTGTGAAGCTGTACTACTCGACCCAAGTCTCGACGCGGCCCCCCACTTTCGCGCTGTTCTTCAACGACGCCGATCTCGTGCATTTCTCATACCAGAACTACCTTCTGAACCAGGTTCGGAAGGAGTACCCGCTGGTGGGCACGCCGGTTCGTCTCCGTCTGAGATCGAGTCACGACAAGAAGTCGGACTGAAGGCTCAATAGAAGATCTCTGCGAGGAAGTAGTTCGCCACGTAGACCAGCACCATCGAAAGCACCACGGTGCGCGTCGTGGCCTTCCCGACTCCGACCGCTCCCTGCGTCGTCGCAAGCCCTTGCTGGCAAGCGACGAGGGCGATGATGAGGCCAAAGAAGGGGGTCTTGAGCAGCCCGCCTACCACGTCCCAAGGCTCGACCCACGTTTGAAGCGAGCGCCAAAAGGAACCGCTCGGCAGACCCGCGGAAACAGCGACCATCCACCCGCCGATGATCCCCGAGTACACGCCCACAAGGGCCAACACGGGCAACATGACGATCGATGCGAGAAGGCGGGGAATCACGAGGAAGTTCGTGGGGTGGACCGAGAGCATCCGAAGGGCGTCGATCTGTTCGGTCACCGCCATCGTGCCGATCTGCGCGGCCATCGCCGACCCGCATCGGGCTGAGACCATGATTCCGGCGAGGACCGGGGCGATCTCGCGCGTCACGGCGAGCCCGACCGCGCTGCCCACGAACTGGCCCGCGCCATACTTGAGAAGGAACTCCGAGGTGTAGAGCGCCAGCACGGCCCCGGAAAAGAACGTCGTCAACGCCACTATGGGAACCGAGGCCACCCCGACGAACGCCATTTGAGCCAAGGTCTCGCTCCACTCGAACGGTCGACGGAACAGCCTCCGAAAGGCGTCGAGCCCGATCAGCGTCAC
The genomic region above belongs to Candidatus Nitrosymbiomonas proteolyticus and contains:
- a CDS encoding ABC-type transport system, permease component, whose protein sequence is MLWRIPEAALSFVGEVTLIGLDAFRRLFRRPFEWSETLAQMAFVGVASVPIVALTTFFSGAVLALYTSEFLLKYGAGQFVGSAVGLAVTREIAPVLAGIMVSARCGSAMAAQIGTMAVTEQIDALRMLSVHPTNFLVIPRLLASIVMLPVLALVGVYSGIIGGWMVAVSAGLPSGSFWRSLQTWVEPWDVVGGLLKTPFFGLIIALVACQQGLATTQGAVGVGKATTRTVVLSMVLVYVANYFLAEIFY
- a CDS encoding ribosome-associated GTPase EngA, yielding MVDSLPSVVIVGRPNVGKSTLFNRVVGKRVAVVEDEPGVTRDRLYAEAEWRGKRFHVVDTGGILFGDDDPLIEQIRVQAEVALQEAAVVLFLTEATTSPTADDWELANRLRSSRSPVFVVVNKVDSPQREAFASEYFELGIGEVRSVSALHGSGVADLLDEVAELLPEVPEGIESSEVRIAILGRPNVGKSSLLNAFTGEKRAIVSNLPGTTRDAIDTMIRYADETIRLVDTAGIRRRGKIQGSVEYYMVHRAARALDRSDCAIVVVDAEEGLTDGDKRVAKMSHDEGKALVVVANKWDLIEPELGRPAAPSDAKKHFVKTLRNEMPEIDYAPVLFTSAEESWGLEPILDAALAAIENWNFRISTGRLNRLMQEAVFAKPLTRKGRPVKLYYSTQVSTRPPTFALFFNDADLVHFSYQNYLLNQVRKEYPLVGTPVRLRLRSSHDKKSD